In Chryseobacterium turcicum, a single window of DNA contains:
- a CDS encoding cupin domain-containing protein produces MKKYKIQKSPFVVPTTDGKVIEEHWGNSTQNSNISIAHMVAPPDWSEPHQTPEFDEFTIIISGKKQFEIDGEEVILEKGQSILIEKGARIRYSNPFSEPCEYIAICLPAFSMDLVNREEEII; encoded by the coding sequence ATGAAAAAATATAAAATTCAGAAATCCCCATTTGTAGTTCCGACTACTGACGGAAAAGTGATAGAAGAACATTGGGGAAATTCAACCCAAAATTCAAATATTTCTATTGCGCACATGGTTGCTCCTCCAGATTGGAGTGAACCTCATCAAACTCCAGAGTTTGATGAATTTACCATCATTATTTCCGGCAAAAAACAATTTGAAATTGACGGAGAAGAGGTGATTTTAGAAAAAGGACAAAGTATTTTGATAGAAAAAGGAGCAAGAATCCGTTACAGCAATCCGTTTTCAGAACCTTGCGAATATATTGCAATCTGTCTTCCGGCTTTTTCGATGGATTTGGTGAATAGAGAAGAAGAAATAATTTAA
- a CDS encoding transposase has protein sequence MAAITLLNGYDGAKKIKGIKRHVVVDKNGFLLAVMVSVANIHDSKASILLMKTLQYLLIPLKVILADGGYRGEIIEEIRIKFNYIIQIVMRSEKKIKEFKPIHKRWIIERTFSWFDNDKRLCRNYELLMESSENIVKLYAIKLLLNKI, from the coding sequence ATGGCGGCTATTACCTTGTTGAATGGTTATGATGGGGCTAAAAAAATAAAAGGAATCAAAAGACATGTTGTGGTAGACAAAAATGGATTTTTATTAGCAGTAATGGTCAGTGTTGCTAATATTCATGACAGTAAAGCATCAATACTGTTGATGAAAACCCTTCAATACTTATTGATTCCTCTTAAGGTAATTCTTGCTGATGGAGGTTACAGAGGTGAGATTATTGAGGAAATAAGAATTAAGTTTAATTATATCATTCAAATCGTTATGCGGAGTGAGAAAAAAATAAAAGAATTTAAGCCTATTCATAAACGATGGATTATAGAACGTACATTTTCTTGGTTTGATAACGACAAAAGACTCTGTAGAAATTATGAACTTCTCATGGAATCATCTGAAAATATTGTCAAATTATATGCTATAAAATTATTATTGAACAAAATTTAA
- a CDS encoding Crp/Fnr family transcriptional regulator, with protein MSILQKLLNSDLFKKKMTLSRYQYLSIEAEINTNIYFIESGSVRIFIRDKDEERIIRFGYFGNIIVSLDSFLSGKPSDFFIQTLKKTEIRMASKKDFYEFIHSSDENLKFWILILEDLVLQQMEREKDLLINSPRERYERVLKRSPQLFQEIPNKYIANYLRMSPETLSRLKKS; from the coding sequence ATGAGTATTCTTCAAAAATTATTAAATTCCGATTTATTTAAAAAGAAAATGACGTTGAGCCGATATCAATATTTATCTATTGAGGCTGAAATTAATACCAATATTTATTTTATTGAAAGCGGAAGTGTTAGGATATTTATCAGAGATAAAGATGAGGAAAGGATTATTAGGTTTGGTTATTTTGGAAATATTATCGTGAGCTTAGATTCATTTTTATCAGGAAAACCATCTGATTTTTTTATTCAAACGCTTAAAAAGACAGAAATCAGGATGGCTTCAAAAAAAGACTTTTATGAATTTATACACTCTTCTGATGAAAACCTGAAATTCTGGATATTGATTTTAGAAGATTTAGTTCTGCAACAGATGGAAAGAGAAAAAGATTTATTAATAAATTCTCCAAGAGAACGCTATGAAAGAGTTTTGAAGAGAAGTCCTCAACTTTTTCAGGAAATACCTAATAAATATATTGCCAATTACCTCAGAATGTCACCTGAAACTTTATCAAGGCTCAAAAAATCTTGA
- a CDS encoding GNAT family N-acetyltransferase — translation MNFSIQLVLENEEYQLIPLQQGDFDLLYEVASDPRVWEQHPNKDRYQREVFENFFKGAMESEGAFKIIEKSSRNVLGSTRFYDFDENKNCIFIGYTFYGTKSWGKGINPQIKKLMLDYIFQFVEKVNFHIGKENFRSQIALERLGGKKIAEEEVAYFGEPTRTNFIYEIAKENHFKVD, via the coding sequence ATGAATTTTTCTATTCAGCTCGTTTTAGAAAACGAAGAATATCAATTAATCCCCTTACAGCAAGGGGATTTTGACTTATTGTACGAGGTAGCTTCTGACCCTAGAGTTTGGGAGCAACATCCTAATAAAGACCGGTATCAAAGAGAAGTTTTTGAAAACTTTTTTAAAGGAGCGATGGAAAGCGAAGGTGCTTTTAAAATCATTGAAAAATCCAGTAGAAACGTTTTGGGAAGTACCCGTTTTTATGATTTTGATGAAAATAAAAACTGCATTTTTATTGGCTACACTTTTTATGGGACAAAATCTTGGGGAAAAGGCATCAATCCTCAAATTAAAAAACTGATGTTGGATTATATTTTCCAATTTGTAGAAAAGGTTAATTTTCATATTGGAAAAGAAAATTTCCGTTCTCAGATTGCATTAGAAAGACTAGGTGGAAAAAAAATTGCGGAAGAAGAAGTAGCGTATTTCGGAGAACCTACAAGAACCAATTTTATTTACGAAATAGCAAAAGAAAATCATTTTAAAGTTGATTAA
- a CDS encoding DUF2254 domain-containing protein translates to MQKINKFNQYLLEKYPTIWNTKLVWMLMAGFMVHILFFIIGYISHINPKSLQTSNVTNDYFNDGIILVHLIISILMIVGWLIMMFKNNAFKNFYPSSKGKLFSQFFQYFVIIFVCTTFYFSYMIGFKMYINNKYPDAEMKENIEVVNRGNAFLSQNLELYTLDNRLSPKPFYNLYCETNIKKVDRTKKYFVFYDRVYQYNSVYSKTSYKKNKDKEFIVPEPEKTENKEVIYSETNDNKSETFYFKKDVVDVSQYIKYEGFSFYNFSELFYEYKSEHYDYSAINYYDKNHIDYENLLLKKKKAEVNRKTAELLDKNNAVEVEKLLSQFLKISTQFAIENNLDAKQWSKMVYAPQDFKVRYFIKKYKPIRGQEYNPDNSEYYDDASVAVDSAVIAVDEDAAIVNENGQIVDDSILIKDFNPELDKQISPEEYFKKNITDYYYNSDDLKDFLVSVDDVKTFDFFSANIHIYLWIAFFLATFIFSFRITGLKSLLFSVISAGLLTLAITLVTVLYSVSITGKEEFFVAYLTLILSIFILSVPVFMMNKFNKLVTSIFVNISLNGFVLFVFLIFGIITIHQKEACRNIDDYCENIIEVLGFALSYLILIFGFLFVFFYTKVLQKWKARPE, encoded by the coding sequence ATGCAAAAAATAAATAAATTTAATCAGTATCTCCTCGAAAAATATCCTACGATTTGGAACACCAAATTAGTCTGGATGCTTATGGCAGGTTTTATGGTGCATATTCTATTTTTTATCATCGGTTATATTTCACATATCAACCCAAAATCATTGCAGACATCAAATGTAACCAACGATTATTTCAATGATGGGATTATTTTAGTACATCTTATCATCTCTATTTTGATGATTGTGGGCTGGCTGATTATGATGTTTAAAAACAACGCTTTCAAAAACTTTTATCCCAGCTCAAAAGGCAAACTTTTTTCACAGTTCTTTCAGTATTTTGTGATTATTTTTGTTTGTACTACTTTTTACTTTTCTTACATGATTGGTTTCAAGATGTATATAAATAATAAATATCCTGATGCCGAGATGAAAGAAAATATTGAAGTTGTCAACCGCGGAAATGCTTTTTTAAGTCAGAATTTAGAATTATATACCTTAGACAACCGTCTTTCACCAAAACCATTTTACAATTTATATTGCGAAACTAATATAAAAAAAGTAGACCGTACAAAGAAATATTTTGTTTTTTATGACAGAGTGTATCAATACAATTCTGTTTATTCAAAAACATCTTACAAAAAGAATAAAGACAAAGAGTTTATTGTTCCAGAGCCTGAAAAAACGGAGAATAAAGAAGTTATTTACTCTGAAACGAATGACAATAAATCGGAAACCTTTTACTTTAAAAAAGATGTGGTCGATGTTTCTCAATATATAAAATATGAAGGGTTTAGCTTTTATAATTTTTCAGAATTATTTTATGAATACAAATCTGAACACTATGATTATAGCGCCATCAATTATTACGATAAAAACCATATCGATTACGAAAACCTTTTATTAAAAAAGAAAAAAGCAGAGGTTAACAGAAAAACTGCCGAACTTTTAGATAAAAATAATGCCGTTGAAGTTGAAAAATTGCTTTCTCAGTTTTTAAAGATATCCACTCAATTTGCCATTGAAAATAATTTGGATGCAAAGCAATGGAGTAAAATGGTGTATGCACCACAAGATTTTAAAGTGCGTTATTTCATCAAAAAATATAAACCGATAAGAGGGCAAGAGTATAATCCAGATAATTCCGAGTATTATGATGATGCTTCAGTTGCGGTAGATTCAGCAGTAATTGCGGTAGATGAAGATGCTGCAATAGTAAATGAAAACGGTCAGATTGTTGACGACAGTATTTTGATAAAAGATTTTAATCCGGAGCTCGATAAACAGATTTCTCCTGAAGAATATTTTAAAAAGAATATCACAGATTATTACTATAATTCTGATGATTTGAAAGATTTTTTGGTAAGTGTAGATGATGTGAAAACTTTCGATTTTTTCTCTGCAAATATTCATATTTATCTTTGGATTGCTTTTTTCTTAGCTACATTTATTTTCAGTTTTAGAATTACAGGTTTAAAATCACTATTATTTAGTGTAATTTCGGCAGGATTACTTACTTTGGCAATTACCTTGGTAACGGTTCTATACTCGGTGTCAATTACAGGAAAAGAAGAGTTTTTTGTAGCCTATTTAACGTTGATACTATCGATTTTTATACTTTCGGTACCCGTTTTTATGATGAATAAGTTTAATAAACTCGTTACTTCAATCTTTGTAAATATTTCATTGAATGGCTTCGTCTTATTTGTTTTCCTGATTTTTGGGATTATCACGATTCATCAAAAAGAAGCATGCCGAAATATTGATGATTACTGTGAAAACATTATAGAGGTTTTAGGATTTGCATTGAGTTACCTTATTTTAATTTTCGGTTTTCTTTTTGTGTTTTTCTATACAAAAGTTCTCCAGAAATGGAAAGCGAGACCAGAATAA
- a CDS encoding DinB family protein, whose amino-acid sequence MKIPTQQLLNDLKIITEQNVQLVESLLSETEEKLNFRPSEKSWSILECIEHLNLYGKFYIPEIDKRIQNSNTKATENFSSGFLGNYFANSMLPKEKLNTMKTFKSMNPIHSTLDRSVLNEFILQQKQTINLLNRAENIDLNTVKTSISISSFIKLKLGDTFRVVMYHNVRHIEQAKRILKLTNFVE is encoded by the coding sequence ATGAAAATTCCTACCCAACAATTGCTTAATGATTTAAAAATAATAACAGAACAAAACGTACAACTTGTTGAAAGTCTTTTAAGTGAAACGGAAGAAAAACTCAATTTCAGACCTTCAGAAAAAAGCTGGAGTATTTTGGAGTGTATTGAACATCTGAATCTTTATGGCAAGTTTTATATTCCGGAAATTGATAAGAGAATTCAAAATTCAAATACAAAAGCTACAGAAAATTTCAGTTCAGGATTTTTAGGAAACTACTTTGCCAATAGCATGCTTCCAAAAGAAAAACTGAATACAATGAAGACTTTTAAATCAATGAACCCCATTCACAGTACACTTGACAGAAGTGTTTTAAATGAATTTATTTTACAGCAAAAACAGACGATTAATCTTTTAAATAGGGCTGAAAATATAGATTTGAATACAGTAAAAACCAGCATCAGTATTTCAAGTTTTATCAAATTGAAGCTTGGTGATACTTTTCGGGTGGTAATGTATCATAATGTAAGACACATCGAGCAGGCAAAAAGAATTTTAAAATTAACAAACTTTGTTGAGTAG
- a CDS encoding transposase, protein MYSTDLTQTQWQFIKKALDFDDRKRKYDLLVIWNAILYLVKTGCQWRLLPC, encoded by the coding sequence ATGTATTCAACAGATTTAACCCAAACTCAGTGGCAATTTATAAAAAAAGCATTAGATTTCGATGATAGAAAGCGGAAATATGATTTACTTGTCATTTGGAATGCGATTCTTTATCTCGTGAAAACAGGCTGTCAATGGCGGCTATTACCTTGTTGA
- a CDS encoding RHS repeat domain-containing protein, with protein MSILFPNKKKVSQNNPLKRYGYVYDGLNRLKAGFYQKAGTEASKEYFEKIEYDLNGNIKRLKRSEGTLQNGSIALQVDNLKYDYVGNRLTKITDEQENPSGYPYFVNPNDIEYDNNQANGNGNMTKHLDKGISSIQYNYLNLPKQITQNTQVTNYLYRADGVKLKKLFADIETNYLDGFQYKALKPSQENPGGLVGPDDIAVMKLRIIPTSEGYFDAVTNQYIYNYTDHLGNIRLSYTDTNKDGIIQPRQYFVSECSGNWNPPFEFPICIDNWKPGEIVEINNYYPFGLMHNYTTTTQNAYQYKYQGQELQETGMYMFKYRTYMPDTGRFIQLDPLTEKFPYNSTYAIQENKMGMGIELEGLELLKTNSGYFAIKGNQMTVKQAPITQRDSFGRPSFRAGDIGLTTSGYNSNGARITDGATGLKLNSYKYNGATDSEPKMEGLNRDNLPTNVWYKMYIPAADNARKAVGGLKELIKNAKMALDIPEAIKSTNDYVQATKDVNSVLDQAGIMGDAINYVDSSGIKMGPQTRNDVVNFVFDGTLPPGTDTQNGLIIQNGTSILNSNSIPVRPTPEQINQKKIDNL; from the coding sequence TTGAGTATCTTATTTCCCAACAAAAAAAAGGTATCCCAAAATAATCCTTTAAAAAGATATGGCTATGTATATGATGGATTAAATAGACTGAAAGCAGGCTTTTATCAAAAGGCAGGTACTGAAGCATCCAAAGAATATTTTGAAAAAATAGAATATGATCTTAATGGCAACATTAAAAGGCTAAAAAGATCAGAAGGTACTCTTCAGAACGGTAGTATTGCCTTGCAAGTTGATAATCTAAAATATGATTATGTAGGAAACAGATTGACCAAAATTACAGATGAGCAGGAAAATCCGTCAGGATATCCGTATTTTGTAAATCCAAATGATATTGAATATGACAATAATCAGGCTAATGGAAATGGCAATATGACCAAACATTTAGATAAAGGTATTTCATCAATTCAGTATAATTATTTAAATTTACCAAAGCAGATTACTCAAAATACTCAGGTAACCAATTATCTTTACCGGGCAGACGGAGTAAAACTAAAGAAGCTCTTTGCAGATATTGAAACCAATTATCTGGATGGTTTTCAGTATAAAGCTTTGAAGCCATCGCAGGAAAATCCTGGTGGCTTGGTAGGCCCTGATGATATTGCGGTGATGAAACTGAGAATTATTCCAACATCAGAAGGATATTTTGATGCGGTTACAAATCAGTACATTTATAATTACACCGATCATTTAGGAAATATACGGTTGAGCTACACTGACACCAATAAAGATGGAATTATTCAGCCAAGACAATATTTCGTAAGTGAGTGTAGTGGTAATTGGAATCCTCCATTTGAATTTCCTATATGTATAGATAACTGGAAACCAGGCGAGATTGTAGAAATTAACAATTACTATCCATTCGGATTGATGCATAATTATACAACTACCACGCAGAATGCTTATCAATATAAGTACCAAGGACAGGAGTTGCAGGAAACAGGAATGTATATGTTTAAGTACAGAACATATATGCCTGACACAGGTCGGTTTATTCAGTTAGACCCATTGACGGAAAAATTTCCTTACAATTCTACCTATGCTATTCAAGAGAATAAAATGGGCATGGGTATCGAATTAGAAGGTCTTGAATTACTTAAAACAAATTCCGGTTATTTTGCTATTAAAGGAAATCAAATGACTGTTAAACAAGCTCCCATCACACAAAGAGATTCCTTCGGAAGACCATCTTTCAGAGCAGGAGATATTGGATTAACGACAAGCGGATATAATTCTAATGGTGCAAGAATTACGGACGGAGCAACTGGGCTAAAACTTAATTCTTATAAATATAATGGTGCAACAGATTCAGAGCCAAAAATGGAGGGTTTAAATAGGGATAATTTACCTACTAATGTTTGGTATAAAATGTATATTCCTGCTGCTGACAATGCGAGAAAAGCTGTAGGAGGTTTGAAAGAGCTAATAAAAAATGCAAAAATGGCTTTAGACATTCCTGAAGCAATAAAAAGTACAAATGATTATGTACAAGCAACAAAAGATGTAAACTCTGTTTTAGATCAAGCGGGAATTATGGGAGACGCTATCAACTATGTAGATTCGAGCGGGATAAAAATGGGTCCCCAAACTCGTAATGATGTTGTTAATTTTGTTTTTGATGGAACCCTACCTCCGGGAACAGATACACAAAACGGTCTTATTATTCAGAATGGAACTTCAATATTAAATTCTAATAGTATACCTGTTCGTCCTACCCCCGAACAAATTAATCAGAAAAAAATA
- a CDS encoding ABC transporter ATP-binding protein, with the protein MTKHQHRVNEVYHFFDNKDTVLGFRKLLDCAMDTQNMKIYREAIELTDWKEKFPTYTEELIEKSKILLHKIEKIPVQEHVTEKSVLRARNILKSYGNNRFSLGPVSMEINKGQVYGLVGENGNGKTTLLRILAKEISFNEGDLHFSFNTEPKDDYDLCTKLVYIPQRTEKWYGSLKDNLKFVLSNYGIKPEENETRTLMMIARLGLWNYKHLKWSELSSGYKMRFELARTLLRQPEILLLDEPLANLDVLAQQVILEDLKSIANSVNNPIALILSSQQLYEVEKVSDKVIFLKNGQYKDNSELNNSENEGLIIEIDTQSSRENLLEVFKAFNLDKLNFNGGVHVAYFSADTEFYDVMVALGNAKTDIVYIRNISSSTRRFFVN; encoded by the coding sequence ATGACGAAACATCAACATCGTGTGAACGAAGTGTATCATTTTTTTGATAATAAAGATACTGTTCTGGGTTTCAGAAAACTACTCGATTGCGCCATGGATACACAAAACATGAAGATTTACAGAGAAGCTATCGAACTTACCGACTGGAAAGAAAAATTCCCAACTTACACCGAAGAATTGATAGAAAAATCTAAAATTCTCCTTCATAAAATTGAAAAAATTCCTGTTCAGGAACATGTAACAGAAAAATCTGTCTTACGAGCAAGAAATATCTTAAAATCCTATGGAAATAATCGTTTTTCGCTTGGTCCGGTTTCTATGGAAATCAACAAAGGCCAGGTGTATGGTTTGGTAGGTGAAAACGGAAACGGAAAAACCACGTTATTGAGAATTTTGGCTAAAGAAATTTCTTTTAATGAAGGTGATCTGCATTTTTCTTTCAACACAGAGCCCAAAGACGATTATGACCTTTGTACGAAACTTGTTTACATCCCGCAACGTACAGAAAAATGGTATGGAAGCCTGAAAGATAACCTAAAATTTGTACTTTCTAATTACGGTATAAAACCTGAGGAAAATGAAACCCGAACGTTAATGATGATTGCCCGTCTTGGACTTTGGAATTACAAACATCTGAAATGGAGCGAGCTTTCTTCGGGCTATAAAATGCGTTTTGAATTGGCTCGAACCCTTCTTAGACAACCCGAAATCCTACTTTTAGATGAGCCTTTAGCTAATCTTGATGTTTTGGCGCAACAGGTGATTCTTGAAGATTTGAAATCTATCGCCAACTCGGTCAATAATCCGATTGCGTTAATTTTAAGTTCGCAGCAGTTGTATGAAGTAGAAAAAGTTTCAGACAAAGTTATTTTCTTGAAAAACGGACAGTATAAAGACAATTCTGAATTAAATAATTCGGAAAATGAAGGATTGATTATCGAAATCGATACGCAAAGCTCACGTGAAAATCTTTTGGAAGTTTTTAAAGCTTTTAATTTGGATAAATTGAATTTTAACGGCGGTGTCCATGTCGCATATTTCTCTGCCGATACCGAGTTTTATGATGTAATGGTTGCTTTGGGAAATGCAAAAACCGACATTGTTTACATCAGAAATATTTCGTCTTCTACGAGAAGGTTTTTCGTTAACTAA
- a CDS encoding dienelactone hydrolase family protein, whose amino-acid sequence MNTKTINGKSLNKKSFQSILLYIALLISTTVFSQNLKPVSYQDGSQKLNGLVTSNAGKKLPGVLILPAWKGIDDEAKTAAADLEKQGYIAFIADIYGEGNVLTDNASAAKTAGFYKKDFAAYQKRISLALEQLKKNGAITDKIAVIGYCFGGTGALESARGKLPVAGVVSIHGSIGKDQSRPNEAISTKILVENPAEDKSVTPEDYNNLVKEMNDGKADWQIITYANSKHTFTDPKSPDYNEVMAKRAWNHTLLFLKEILK is encoded by the coding sequence ATGAATACAAAAACAATAAATGGGAAATCCTTAAATAAAAAATCTTTTCAATCTATCTTGCTGTACATAGCTTTACTCATTTCAACAACGGTTTTTAGCCAGAATTTAAAACCTGTATCTTATCAGGATGGTTCGCAAAAACTGAATGGTTTAGTAACATCTAATGCAGGAAAAAAACTTCCGGGAGTATTGATTCTTCCCGCCTGGAAAGGAATTGATGATGAAGCTAAAACTGCCGCAGCAGATTTAGAGAAACAAGGTTACATTGCGTTTATTGCTGATATTTATGGCGAAGGAAATGTTCTTACTGATAATGCTTCAGCTGCAAAAACTGCCGGATTTTACAAAAAAGATTTCGCAGCCTATCAGAAAAGAATTTCTTTAGCTTTGGAACAATTGAAGAAAAACGGAGCCATTACCGATAAAATTGCTGTGATTGGCTATTGCTTCGGTGGAACTGGTGCTTTAGAATCTGCAAGAGGAAAGTTGCCTGTTGCGGGTGTTGTTTCCATTCATGGAAGCATTGGAAAAGACCAATCGAGACCAAATGAAGCTATCTCAACTAAAATTTTGGTTGAAAATCCTGCAGAAGATAAAAGTGTGACGCCGGAAGATTACAATAATCTGGTTAAAGAAATGAATGACGGTAAAGCGGATTGGCAAATCATTACGTATGCCAATTCAAAACATACTTTTACAGACCCAAAATCTCCCGATTATAATGAAGTGATGGCAAAAAGAGCCTGGAATCATACGCTTTTATTTTTGAAAGAAATTTTGAAATAA
- a CDS encoding DUF2911 domain-containing protein, which yields MKKLLFAVCISASIFSFAQDYSVPAASPRQKVEQQFSMSKVSVDYGRPGVKGRKIFGELVPYGQVWRAGANSSTKITFGQSVNFGGKTVPAGTYGLFIVPTEKDWKVILNKDFQQWGAYTYDPKQDVVDVTVPVNKLADKQEWFEITLNPTDENSGNLVIKWDTVQAEIALKPAKPEAVTKIAEKLKEIKKIESDAAKAKG from the coding sequence GTGAAAAAATTATTATTTGCAGTTTGCATATCGGCTTCAATTTTCAGTTTTGCACAAGATTATTCTGTACCGGCAGCAAGCCCGCGTCAGAAAGTAGAGCAGCAGTTTTCAATGTCAAAAGTCTCTGTAGATTATGGAAGACCGGGAGTAAAAGGACGTAAAATCTTCGGAGAATTGGTTCCTTACGGACAAGTTTGGAGAGCGGGCGCAAATTCATCTACAAAAATTACATTCGGACAGTCGGTAAACTTTGGTGGTAAAACTGTTCCGGCAGGAACTTATGGTTTATTTATCGTACCAACAGAAAAAGACTGGAAAGTTATTTTAAATAAAGATTTCCAACAGTGGGGAGCTTATACATACGACCCAAAACAGGATGTTGTAGACGTTACAGTTCCTGTTAATAAATTGGCAGACAAACAAGAGTGGTTTGAAATTACTTTAAACCCAACCGATGAAAACTCTGGAAATTTGGTAATCAAATGGGATACTGTTCAAGCTGAAATAGCGTTAAAGCCTGCAAAACCTGAAGCAGTAACGAAAATTGCTGAAAAATTAAAAGAAATCAAAAAAATAGAATCTGACGCTGCAAAAGCAAAAGGCTAA
- a CDS encoding chloride channel protein has protein sequence MNFQNKKKFVSFLKFRRDFQQYGLKKARSYEIILHWLKKHLSRNQFLILSGILVGCTAGLAGVILKTFVHNIHHFITHEVHFEYQIIFYIVFPFLGIVLTAAIVIALFKGQDKKGIGAILYEIAQNSSIVSNVKMYSQIIQSAVTVGLGGSAGIESPIAVTGAAIGSNYARTYRLSYKERTLLLAAGATAGIASAFNAPIAGIMFAFEILLTGVVFTDFIPLVVAAVCGSLLSRILLQEDVLFRFYTREPFDYYNVPYYLILGLITGLYARYFVVVSQKVEHFINGLQLSRLKKAMFGGAILSLLCVLFPPLFGEGYDTVKDFTNGNIDLVMNNSLFRYFEIKEWTVILFLVLVCLLKAFATSFTIFSGGNGGNFAPSLFAGGSVGFLFAFICQTLGFSNVPVTNLILVGMAGAMSGVLYAPLTAIFLIAESSFGYDLFIPLMIVAVMSYLIAKWFAPISPELKNLADQGKIFTHKHDNNLLSSLQTRDFIDFNSQIIHENSSLQELYDIISNGKKNNFAVVDDENKLKGVLTLDDIRPYLFNENQKLDISKLIKVPDGFVHLNDKPVTIIQLFDDTDTWHLPVVDDENRFIGFISKSAMLTSYRQLLKDYSS, from the coding sequence ATGAATTTCCAAAACAAAAAAAAGTTCGTAAGTTTTCTTAAGTTCAGAAGAGATTTTCAGCAATATGGTCTCAAAAAAGCACGCAGCTATGAGATTATCCTTCATTGGCTCAAGAAACATTTAAGCAGAAATCAATTTCTTATTCTCTCGGGTATTCTGGTAGGATGCACTGCGGGTTTGGCAGGAGTTATTTTAAAAACATTTGTACACAATATTCATCATTTTATTACCCATGAGGTACATTTTGAATATCAGATTATATTTTATATCGTATTTCCATTTCTTGGAATTGTTTTAACAGCAGCTATTGTAATTGCCTTATTTAAAGGTCAAGACAAAAAAGGAATTGGCGCCATATTATATGAAATTGCCCAAAATTCAAGCATTGTCTCGAATGTAAAAATGTATTCACAGATAATACAAAGTGCGGTTACCGTTGGCCTTGGTGGTTCTGCCGGAATCGAAAGCCCGATTGCTGTTACCGGTGCGGCGATTGGTTCTAATTATGCAAGAACTTATAGACTAAGCTATAAAGAACGAACACTTCTTTTGGCTGCAGGTGCCACTGCCGGAATTGCTTCTGCATTCAACGCTCCGATTGCCGGAATTATGTTTGCATTCGAAATTCTGCTTACTGGAGTTGTATTTACAGATTTTATTCCTCTTGTTGTAGCGGCAGTTTGTGGAAGTTTATTATCAAGAATATTACTTCAGGAAGACGTTTTATTCAGATTTTATACCCGTGAACCATTTGATTACTATAACGTCCCTTATTATTTAATTCTTGGTCTTATTACGGGGTTATATGCAAGATACTTTGTAGTTGTCTCTCAAAAAGTAGAACATTTCATCAATGGCTTACAGCTTTCAAGACTAAAAAAAGCCATGTTTGGTGGTGCCATACTTTCTTTGTTGTGTGTACTTTTCCCGCCCTTATTTGGTGAAGGCTATGATACGGTGAAAGATTTCACAAATGGTAACATCGATTTGGTGATGAACAACAGCCTTTTCAGATATTTTGAAATAAAAGAATGGACAGTTATTCTGTTTCTGGTGTTAGTTTGTCTTTTAAAAGCCTTCGCAACTTCATTTACTATTTTCAGTGGTGGAAATGGTGGAAATTTCGCTCCTTCCCTATTTGCAGGAGGTTCTGTGGGATTTTTATTTGCCTTTATCTGTCAAACCTTAGGATTTTCTAATGTTCCCGTAACCAATCTTATTTTAGTAGGAATGGCCGGAGCAATGAGCGGCGTACTGTATGCTCCTCTTACCGCAATATTTCTGATTGCAGAATCTAGTTTCGGATATGATTTGTTTATTCCATTAATGATTGTTGCCGTGATGTCTTATCTTATTGCCAAATGGTTTGCCCCTATTTCACCTGAATTAAAAAACTTAGCAGACCAAGGCAAAATATTTACTCATAAACACGATAACAATCTTTTATCTTCATTGCAAACCAGAGACTTCATCGATTTTAATTCTCAGATTATCCATGAAAATTCTTCATTACAAGAACTGTATGACATCATCAGTAACGGAAAAAAGAACAATTTTGCAGTTGTAGATGATGAAAATAAATTGAAAGGTGTTCTTACGTTAGATGACATCCGTCCTTATTTATTTAATGAAAACCAAAAACTGGATATTTCTAAACTCATCAAAGTTCCGGATGGGTTTGTGCATCTCAATGATAAACCTGTAACCATTATTCAGCTATTTGATGATACTGATACCTGGCATCTTCCGGTTGTGGATGATGAAAATAGATTTATCGGATTTATTTCAAAATCAGCCATGCTTACAAGTTACAGACAGCTATTGAAAGATTATTCTTCATAG